Below is a window of Mycolicibacterium chitae DNA.
TGCTTGCGCAACTCGGCGCGCTGCTCGTCGTTCATCACGTCGAGGCTGACGGTCACCGGGCCGGTGCCGGGCACGTCGGCCGCGGCGCGGGTGACCATGTCGCTGATCTCGGACTTCTTCGGACACGCCGCGGTGGTCAGGTAGATCTCGATGTGGACGGCCGCGTCGGCGCCCACATCGATGCTTTTCACCATGCCGATTTCGGTGATCGGCCGGCGGAGTTCCGGATCGATCACCTTGGCCAGTGCGGAGCGCACCGCCGCCACGAGTTCAGGACTGTCAGTCATCACCGACGAGTCTAGGCCGACGGGAAAGTACCGCTCCTACCGCTGGTCGGCGGGACGCTCTTTTCGACGCTGACGCGGGATCAGGCGGCCGGGCCGGGGGCGGGGCCCAGCGGGGTCGCGGGGTCGGGCGCGCCCGGCGCGGGCAAGCCCGGTGCCGGCGGCGCGGGCGCCATCCACGGCGGGGTGAACGGGGCGGGAGCCGGCGGTGCGGCGGGCGGCGGCGGGGCCATCCACGGCGGCGCGAACGGTGCCGGCGCCGCCGGTGTCGACGCCGGGGCAGGCGGACGCTTCTCGCTGAGGCAGAACACCTGGCACGGGGCGGAGCCGGGCGTGCCGGGCAGCGACTCGGGTCCGGGCGGCACGGGCAGCTGGTTGGCGACGTCGGTCTGGGCCAGCACCGGGTTGCGGGCCAGCGGATCGGTCGCCGGCAGGGACTGCACGGTGCCCGGGATGTCCGGTCCGAGGCCCTTGAAGACGTTGACGTGCTGGGCGACGCTCACCGCCGGGATGGGGCCGTTGATCGGGGGCAGATCCACCGGCGCGACGCCCGTGGCGTAGGCGGCCGCCCAGCCGAGGACGTTGCGGGCGTAGGCCATCGAGTTGTTGTAGCGCAGGATCGCGGTGAGCACCTGATCCTGGTCGCGCAGGTTCATGTTGCCGCTGCACAGGTAGCGCGCGGCGGCCAGGGTGGCGTCGTAGATGTTCTGCGGGTCGGCCTCGCCGTCGCCGTCGCCGTCGGAGGCGTACCGCGACCACGTGCCGGGCAGGAACTGCATCGGGCCCATCGCCCGCGCGTAGGTGACGCGGCCGGCCTGCACGCTCTGCACGATGATCTCGTTGCCGGGCAGGGTGCCGTCCAGCGCGGGCCCGTAGATCGGCTTGACCGGGTTGCCGCGGGTGTCGGTGGCGCCGCCGTTGGCGTGCCCGGATTCGATGCGGCCGATGCCGGCCAGCAGGTTCCAGCTCACGCCGCACGCGGGCAGCGCGCGGGTCATCATGGCTTCGGCGTTGCGGTAGGCGCTCAGCGCGATCGACGGGATGCGCAGCGCGCCGGGCGCGGTGACCACTGCGGCGGGCGGCGGCGCGGAGGTGGAGCCCGCGGCGACGCTGAAGCTCGTCACCGGCCGGGCCACCGCGACCACGGTGGGTCCGGAGGTGTCCAGGGGCGTGGGTGCGACGGCCACCATGGGCGTGACGTCGGTGTTGGCGACCTCGGCGGGTGCCGGGGCGGGCGCAGGTCCGGAGGCGCCGACGGCGGCGGCCAGCACCAGCGGGGTGATGACGGCGACGCCGAGAGCCGGTGAGCGGGTAGCGCGAGCTACCCGATTGCGCGCAGAACTCAGCGCCGTCACCAGGGCCGGGTGTGCACCCGAGCCGCCCCCTATGCGCACTCGACCGTCCTCTGTGGCTTTCGTAGCTTGCCGTTTTCGTCCAAGCCTGGACTTGTGAACCAAGTCACCATACCTAGTCTTATGGCCGCTGTGGCAACAATGGTCACGCTTGCCCGTCCCGTTGCTGTTTGGGGCCGCGCCGCTCGGCCCCGTCGCCCTTGCGCGGCTTCGACTTCTCCGCCTTGTCGACGACCGCGGGCTGCAGGGCCTCGAGCAGTTCGCGCAGCTCGTCGATCTCCTTGCGGAAGTAGTCGCGGGTGACGCCCTCGCCGACCGCCAGGCGCAGCGCGGCGAGCTCGCGGGCCAGGTACTCGGTATCGGCCTTGGTCTGTTGGGCGCGGCGCCGATCCTCCTCCAGCGACACCCGGTCGCGGTTCTCCTGGCGGTTCTGCGCCAGCAGGATCAGCGGGGCCGCATACGCCGCCTGGGTCGAGAACGCCAGGTTGAGCAGGATGAACGGGTACGGATCCCACTGCCAGGCGAATGCGCCGAGGTTCAGCGCGATCCAGACGATGACGATGATCGTCTGCCACATCAGGTAGCGGCCGGTGCCCAGGTAGCGGGCGATGGACTCGCTGAACTTGCCGACGGCCTCGGCGTCGACGTTGAACCGGGGCCGCCGCGAGACGCGGGGGGTGTCCAGCCGGTTGCTCACTGCGCCGCATCCAGTTCCGGCTCGTCGGCGCTGGCGCGCCAGTCGTGCGGCAGCAGATGGTCGAGCACGTCGTCGACGCTGACCGCGCCCAGCAAATGCCCCGCCTCGTCGACGACGGGGCCGCACACCAGGTTGAAGGCGGCGAAGTAGCGGGTGAGCGCCGACAGCGACATGTCGGGAGCCAGCGCGGGCAGGTCGTCGTCGAGGATCCCGCTGACCAGCGCCGCGGGTGGCTCCCGGAGCAGCCGCTGCAGGTGCACGCCGCCGAGGTAGTGCCCGGTGGGGGTCGCGGTCGGCGGCCGCACCACGAACACCAGCGATGCCAGCGCCGGGGTCAGGTCGGGGTCGCGCACCCGGGCCAGCGCCTCGGCCACGGTGGTGTCGGTGGCCAGCACCACCGGCTCGGAGGTCATCAGACCGCCGGCGGTGTCGGGGGAGTGCTGCAGCAGCCGTCGCACCGGGTCGGAGTCCTCGGGATCCATCCGGGCCAGCAGCAGCTCGGCCTCGGTCGGATTGAGTTCGCCGAGCACGTCGGCGGCGTCGTCGGGGTCCATGGCCTCGAGGACTTCGACCGCGCGCTTGGTGCCCAGTGTCTGCAACACCTCGACCTGCTCGTCCTGGGAAAACTCCTGCAGGATGTCGGCCAGCCGCTCGTCGTCGAGGGCGTTGACCACCTCCATGCGCCGCTTCTGCGGCAGCTCGCGCATGGCGTCGGCCACCTTGATCGGACGCTGCCCCTCGAACTGGTGCAGCAGCTGGGCGACGCCCTGGCCGGGCATCGACAGCGCCGACGGGGTCAGGCCGGAGACGTTCTGCCAGTCCACCACGTAGACGTTGCTGCGCCGGCCCAGGCGACGGTGGTTGCGCACGGCGACGCGGGTGACCAGCCAGTCGCGGGAGCGGATCTGCTCGATCCCGAGGTCGACGACGTTGAGATCCGTGCCGGCCAGCTCCTCGAGTTCGGGGTCGTTGACCCGCACCCGGGTGTCGAGCACCTGGCCGAGCACCAGCGCCTCGCCCGGACGCTGGGCGAACCGGCGCAGCGACACGTTGCCGGTGGTGAGCGTGACGGCGTGCGGTTCGATGGCGGTGACCCGCAGGATCGGGACGAAAATCCTTCGGCGCGTGGGTAGTTCGACGACGAGGCCGATGACGCGGGGCTGCTGGCGGACGATGCTGATGCTGACCACGACATCGCGCACCCGCCCCAGCGACTCACCGTCGGGTCCCAATACCACCAACCCGGCGAGCCGTGCTGCGTACACCCTGTTCACCGCCGCCATAGCTCAAAGGGTAGGAGTGGAACCGTGAACAGCGCGCATCGACCCGGCATAGAAGACCAACTGGTTCGCCCGAGGAGGACCTGTCTGTCGGTCCCCGGCAGCAGTCGCAAGATGATCGACAAGGCCAAGGGCCTGCCCGCCGACGAAGTGTTCCTCGACCTGGAGGACGCCGTCGCCCCCGACGCCAAGGGGCAGGCGCGCGTCGAGGTGGCCGCCGCGCTGGCCGAGCCGGGCTGGGGCAACCAGCTGCGTGGCGTGCGGGTCAACGACTGGACGACGCCCTGGACCCACGCCGATCTCATCGAGGTGGTGGCCGCCGCCGGCGCGCAGCTGGACGTGGTGGTGCTGCCCAAGGTCACCGACGTCTCCCACATCACCGCGCTCGACCTGCTGCTGACGCAGCTCGAACACACCCACGGCCTGCCCGTCGGCAAGATCGGCATCGACGCGCAGATCGAGGATGCCCGCGGGTTGACCAACATCA
It encodes the following:
- a CDS encoding DUF1003 domain-containing protein; amino-acid sequence: MSNRLDTPRVSRRPRFNVDAEAVGKFSESIARYLGTGRYLMWQTIIVIVWIALNLGAFAWQWDPYPFILLNLAFSTQAAYAAPLILLAQNRQENRDRVSLEEDRRRAQQTKADTEYLARELAALRLAVGEGVTRDYFRKEIDELRELLEALQPAVVDKAEKSKPRKGDGAERRGPKQQRDGQA
- a CDS encoding lytic transglycosylase domain-containing protein, with the protein product MRIGGGSGAHPALVTALSSARNRVARATRSPALGVAVITPLVLAAAVGASGPAPAPAPAEVANTDVTPMVAVAPTPLDTSGPTVVAVARPVTSFSVAAGSTSAPPPAAVVTAPGALRIPSIALSAYRNAEAMMTRALPACGVSWNLLAGIGRIESGHANGGATDTRGNPVKPIYGPALDGTLPGNEIIVQSVQAGRVTYARAMGPMQFLPGTWSRYASDGDGDGEADPQNIYDATLAAARYLCSGNMNLRDQDQVLTAILRYNNSMAYARNVLGWAAAYATGVAPVDLPPINGPIPAVSVAQHVNVFKGLGPDIPGTVQSLPATDPLARNPVLAQTDVANQLPVPPGPESLPGTPGSAPCQVFCLSEKRPPAPASTPAAPAPFAPPWMAPPPPAAPPAPAPFTPPWMAPAPPAPGLPAPGAPDPATPLGPAPGPAA
- a CDS encoding magnesium transporter MgtE N-terminal domain-containing protein produces the protein MAAVNRVYAARLAGLVVLGPDGESLGRVRDVVVSISIVRQQPRVIGLVVELPTRRRIFVPILRVTAIEPHAVTLTTGNVSLRRFAQRPGEALVLGQVLDTRVRVNDPELEELAGTDLNVVDLGIEQIRSRDWLVTRVAVRNHRRLGRRSNVYVVDWQNVSGLTPSALSMPGQGVAQLLHQFEGQRPIKVADAMRELPQKRRMEVVNALDDERLADILQEFSQDEQVEVLQTLGTKRAVEVLEAMDPDDAADVLGELNPTEAELLLARMDPEDSDPVRRLLQHSPDTAGGLMTSEPVVLATDTTVAEALARVRDPDLTPALASLVFVVRPPTATPTGHYLGGVHLQRLLREPPAALVSGILDDDLPALAPDMSLSALTRYFAAFNLVCGPVVDEAGHLLGAVSVDDVLDHLLPHDWRASADEPELDAAQ